The Megalobrama amblycephala isolate DHTTF-2021 linkage group LG20, ASM1881202v1, whole genome shotgun sequence genome includes a window with the following:
- the LOC125255532 gene encoding complement C1q-like protein 2 has translation MLRERCFSTSLETESTIMLIFITVLMLNMWAVSTDDVLSPNINILEELEKIKSMETIMKSLETEMERLRTENKEISNLTLSQVELRKENRDREIAFSARLTQSSFAYIGPSTTEITLTYRKVFTNIGNAYNPITGIFTAPLKGAYMFRISIHGHGGTPATVSIIKNGEHMVVAHDVQAQDRLNSSNGVVLILEVGDVVYVRLGSGSRIAGGAQNFNTFSGYLLFPLR, from the exons ATGCTAAGAGAACGTTGTTTCAGTACATCGCTAGAAACCGAGAGCACAATAATGTTGATTTTTATAACCGTTTTAATGCTCAATATGTGGGCTGTTTCGACAGATGATGTACTTTCACCAAACATAAACATCCTTGAAGAACTGGAGAAAATAAAGAGCATGGAAACAATAATGAAATCTCTGGAGACTGAAATGGAGCGACtaagaacagaaaacaaag aaatttcaaatcttactctgagtcaagtggagttgagaaaggaaaatagag acagagaaatagcTTTTTCAGCTAGACTAACGCAATCTAGCTTTGCATATATTGGTCCTTCTACCACTGAAATCACACTAACCTACAGGAAAGTCTTCACAAACATAGGGAACGCCTACAACCCAATTACAG GTATTTTCACAgccccactgaaaggagcgtaCATGTTCAGAATCTCTATACATGGTCATGGTGGAACTCCAGCAACTGTATCCATTATTAAGAATGGAGAGCACATGGTTGTAGCACATGATGTTCAGGCTCAGGATCGGTTAAACTCCTCGAATGGAGTTGTATTGATCCTGGAAGTTGGAGATGTTGTCTATGTGAGACTTGGGTCTGGCTCGAGGATAGCAGGTGGCGCGCAGAACTTCAACACTTTCAGTGGTTATCTACTGTTTCCCTTAAGATAA